A portion of the Juglans microcarpa x Juglans regia isolate MS1-56 chromosome 1D, Jm3101_v1.0, whole genome shotgun sequence genome contains these proteins:
- the LOC121242565 gene encoding zinc finger CCCH domain-containing protein 29-like, whose protein sequence is MCSGSNNKLSSLSFEMEGGFQKHNRFFCDCSVLLELSAMDDLEAFRSEVEEKGFDVNEASFWYCRRIGSKKMAFEERTSLMIAALFGSVKVLNYLIETGKVDVNRVCGSDKVNALHCAVAGGSNSSLGIVKLLLDASADADWINANGSRPVDLIGHVLKSASNSNRKAMELLLKGDISAGEGEQTAIQEEEQQKIAMPQLLKEATEKKEYPTDVSLPDINNGIYGTDEFRMYTFKVKPCSRAYSHDWTDCPFVHPGENARRRDPRKYPYSCVPCPEFRKGTCQKGDTCEYAHGVFESWLHPAQYRTRICKDETGCMRKVCFFAHKPEELRPVYASTGSAMPSPKSHMTGALDMTMMSPLALSSSSMSTTTTSTPIMSPLAVTSSPKSGSLWQNKLNLTPPALQLPGSRLKTALSARDLDLEMELLGLESHTSQKQHQQQLIDEITRLSSSSPSPSPSPSCWNKEFSQIGDLKTTNLDDIFGSLDSSMLSQLQGLPLKPTTPTQLQSANGLQMRQHMNQLRASYPTNLSSSPVRKSSSFGFDSSAAVAAAVMNSRSAAFAKRSQSFIDRGAGIQRPGLTAAGNSASMMPSTHSDWRSPDGKLDWGINGDELNKLKKSASFRFRDNNVATATTLMPSVVNEPDVSWVNSLVKDVSHESSGLFATKNQQYNYGNAGNEILPPWVEQLYIEQEQMVA, encoded by the coding sequence ATGTGCAGTGGTTCAAACAATAAACTTTCTTCCTTAAGCTTTGAGATGGAAGGTGGATTTCAGAAACATAATAGGTTTTTTTGTGATTGCTCTGTTTTGCTGGAATTGTCTGCCATGGATGATCTTGAGGCGTTCAGGAGCGAAGTAGAAGAGAAGGGTTTTGATGTCAACGAGGCAAGCTTTTGGTATTGTAGAAGAATTGGGTCGAAGAAGATGGCGTTTGAAGAGAGGACATCTCTTATGATAGCTGCCCTGTTTGGTAGCGTCAAGGTTTTGAATTATCTAATTGAGACCGGCAAGGTTGATGTCAATAGAGTTTGTGGTTCAGATAAAGTCAATGCACTCCATTGTGCTGTTGCTGGTGGTTCCAATTCTTCACTCGGTATTGTTAAGCTCTTGCTTGATGCATCTGCCGATGCTGATTGGATTAATGCTAATGGTAGTAGGCCTGTCGATTTGATTGGCCATGTGCTGAAATCGGCCTCCAATTCGAATCGGAAGGCAATGGAGTTGTTGCTTAAAGGTGATATTTCAGCTGGGGAAGGTGAACAAACTGCGATCCAAGAGGAAGAGCAGCAGAAGATAGCAATGCCTCAGCTATTGAAAGAAGCAACTGAGAAGAAAGAATACCCTACTGATGTATCACTGCCCGACATAAACAATGGGATATATGGGACTGATGAGTTTAGGATGTACACTTTCAAGGTGAAGCCTTGCTCAAGGGCATACTCCCATGACTGGACTGACTGTCCTTTTGTCCATCCTGGGGAGAACGCAAGGAGAAGAGACCCACGGAAGTATCCCTATAGCTGTGTTCCCTGCCCAGAGTTTCGGAAAGGGACATGCCAAAAGGGTGATACCTGTGAGTATGCACATGGTGTTTTTGAGTCCTGGCTTCATCCTGCCCAATATCGAACCCGGATTTGCAAGGATGAGACTGGGTGCATGCGAAAAGTCTGCTTCTTTGCTCACAAGCCTGAGGAATTGCGCCCCGTATATGCTTCCACAGGTTCAGCTATGCCTTCGCCTAAATCTCATATGACTGGTGCACTAGACATGACAATGATGAGCCCGTTGGCTCTCAGTTCATCATCTATGTCAACGACTACTACTTCAACACCAATCATGTCTCCCTTGGCAGTCACATCATCTCCTAAGAGTGGAAGCTTGTGGCAAAACAAACTTAACCTCACTCCACCAGCCTTGCAGCTCCCTGGTAGCCGGCTAAAGACTGCTTTGAGCGCTAGAGATTTGGATTTGGAGATGGAATTGCTTGGGCTAGAAAGTCATACTAGCCAAAAACAGCATCAACAGCAATTGATTGATGAGATAACTCGTCTCTCATcctcatctccatctccatccccATCTCCATCCTGCTGGAACAAGGAATTCAGTCAGATTGGAGATTTAAAAACTACTAACcttgatgatatttttggatctctTGATTCTTCCATGCTGTCCCAGTTGCAAGGACTTCCACTAAAACCCACAACACCAACCCAGTTACAATCTGCAAATGGTCTCCAGATGCGCCAGCACATGAACCAACTTCGCGCAAGCTATCCAACCAACCTCTCGTCCTCCCCAGTGAgaaaatcatcatcatttgGGTTTGACTCATCTGCTGCAGTTGCGGCAGCAGTGATGAATTCCAGGTCTGCAGCCTTTGCAAAGCGAAGCCAGAGTTTTATTGATCGTGGAGCAGGGATTCAACGACCTGGCCTTACTGCTGCTGGCAACTCTGCATCTATGATGCCCTCTACTCATTCAGATTGGAGGTCACCGGATGGGAAATTGGATTGGGGCATTAACGGAGATGAGCTGAACAAGCTCAAGAAGTCTGCTTCTTTTCGGTTCCGAGACAACAATGTGGCAACAGCTACAACCTTGATGCCATCTGTAGTTAATGAGCCAGATGTCTCCTGGGTTAATTCCTTGGTTAAGGATGTTTCTCATGAGAGTTCTGGGCTTTTTGCCACAAAGAATCAGCAGTATAATTATGGTAACGCGGGCAATGAGATTCTTCCTCCCTGGGTGGAGCAGCTGTACATAGAGCAGGAGCAGATGGTGGCATAA
- the LOC121242572 gene encoding gibberellin 2-beta-dioxygenase 8, producing MASSTPKQQQQQPSNMYGATAAPPPTPSTQPNNLLYTSDAADALSRILHRFPPALSLPTRCSSAVTCPPVVSISDQNHTLLDDVLTASSQLGFFQLTDHSIHSRLARLAESESLALFDLPDDKKESYFPKNWPLGYEGADEEDGDGLGESFRLESSCSAELSLDSLLEFTGALEKLGLRIIELLSKAVGFENPIEEDPTRFHSLMWISEALPGNKPIMAGGFYPYIVCMQYQISYQKYSLLADSGWVSVLPQVDSVMVTLGDIAHVWSNGKLKKVRGRAMAHLGDANNKKNNNNSRCISMSLLLTLPGDSKVSSLLPKPIGGNDQEKDEQKIQTDGSTCREHEQEERSKFNSFCFEDYAWRAYHERLLFKDPLDRYRI from the exons ATGGCATCCTCGACTCccaagcaacaacaacaacagccATCAAACATGTACGGCGCCACCGCAGCCCCACCACCTACCCCGTCGACGCAGCCCAACAATCTCTTGTACACGTCAGATGCCGCCGATGCCCTCTCCAGGATCCTCCACCGCTTCCCACCAGCTCTCTCCCTCCCCACTCGTTGCTCTTCTGCGGTAACTTGTCCGCCCGTAGTCTCTATCTCCGACCAAAACCACACTCTCCTTGATGACGTCCTCACCGCCTCTTCCCAACTTGGTTTCTTTCAACTCACCGATCATTCAATCCATTCCCGACTCGCTCGCTTGGCCGAGTCAGAGTCGCTCGCTCTCTTCGACCTTCCCGATGACAAAAAAGAATCGTATTTTCCCAAGAACTGGCCTCTGGGGTACGAAGGTGCCGATGAAGAAGACGGCGACGGACTCGGCGAGTCGTTCCGCTTGGAGTCCTCGTGTTCTGCTGAATTGTCGTTGGATTCTCTGCTGGAGTTTACTGGAGCTCTGGAGAAGCTCGGGCTAAGGATCATCGAATTACTTTCCAAGGCAGTGGGCTTTGAGAATCCAATAGAGGAAGATCCGACCCGTTTTCACTCATTGATGTGGATTTCGGAGGCTTTACCCGGCAATAAACCGATAATGGCGGGTGGGTTTTACCCATATATAGTCTGTATGCAGTATCAAATCAGTTATCAGAAGTATTCACTGCTGGCGGATTCAGGTTGGGTTTCCGTGTTGCCCCAAGTAGATTCAGTCATGGTTACGCTTGGTGACATTGCTCAT gtgTGGAGCAATGGCAAGTTAAAGAAAGTGAGAGGAAGAGCAATGGCGCATTTGGGAGAtgccaacaacaagaagaacaacaacaacTCACGGTGCATATCAATGTCGCTGCTGCTCACTCTTCCTGGGGACAGTAAAGTCTCTTCCCTCCTCCCCAAGCCAATAGGTGGCAATGATCAGGAAAAAGATgaacaaaaaattcaaactgATGGTAGCACGTGTCGTGAGCATGAGCAAGAAGAGAGATCAAAGTTCAACTCCTTTTGCTTCGAGGACTATGCTTGGAGAGCCTATCATGAACGCCTTCTCTTCAAAGACCCTCTTGACAGATACCGTATTTAa